A region from the Drosophila bipectinata strain 14024-0381.07 chromosome 3R, DbipHiC1v2, whole genome shotgun sequence genome encodes:
- the LOC108130264 gene encoding uncharacterized protein → MVFILQSQASKNCDIQDWRPRHMLMLRANELAVFEITSNFNEYNTLGLVCITQKSDLSLLDKLALDYDQMRQERVILWMQVNVTGNLLRKISKQLEKHHFTKVLLVEIVNRKNVTYNIHRLNAFPKAKFERIDNLSQVGDIYPRSLTNFQGRNTLVLPKKNAFFKSNVSYGPKKYFPISTSDDILIIEFARKYNLSLELSTKTLWDHFDMQLTPRLISRVEFAECVNPFTFVSLVAVVPCGKELGVQEVFKQLDFGLVLRYLLPVYVAFVVVESFIRLIKARIHNETHRFSYLDPVANMRAVSAILGMPFPVSRRWNSSLRQLFLVLSIFGFVLSNFFACKLSSHLTKRSRCHEIKKLEELRDSGLDVMVERGICHYVLSDISPEFFIQIIPNAKSAVPKTEAAPLSLHHFYWVWTLLFLGYAFATLVFCIELCLKRE, encoded by the exons ATGGTGTTTATTCTTCAGAGCCAAGCTTCTAAGAACTGTGACATTCAGGACTGGCGTCCACGGCATATGCTAATGCTGAGGGCCAACGAGCTAGCAGTTTTCGAAATAACCTCCAACTTCAACGAATATAACACATTGGGGCTGGTTTGCATAACTCAGAAGAGTGATTTGAGTCTTCTGGACAAATTGGCCCTGGACTACGACCAAATGCGGCAAGAACGAGTCATTCTGTGGATGCAAGTTAATGTCACGGGTAACTTACTCAGAAAGATAAGCAAACAATTGGAGAAACATCACTTCACCAAAGTCCTTCTGGTGGAAATCGTAAATCGTAAAAACGTGACCTACAATATCCATCGCCTGAACGCCTTTCCCAAAGCAAAATTCGAGCGAATTGATAACTTATCTCAAGTCGGTGACATCTATCCCAGAAGCTTGACAAATTTTCAGGGCAGAAATACTCTGGTTCTGCCCAAAAAGAACGCCTTTTTCAAAAGCAACGTGAGTTATGGGCCAAAGAAATACTTTCCCATCAGCACAAGTGACGATATTCTTATAATTGAGTTTGCTCGGAAGTACAATTTGAGTCTGGAGCTCAGCACGAAGACCCTGTGGGATCACTTTGATATGCAGCTTACTCCTCGTCTGATTTCCCGGGTGGAATTTGCCGAATGCGTAAATCCGTTTACATTCGTATCACTGGTAGCTGTGGTGCCTTGTGGAAAGGAGCTCGGCGTCCAGGAGGTCTTCAAGCAGCTGGACTTTGGGCTCGTGCTCCGCTACCTTCTGCCCGTCTATGTGGCATTCGTGGTGGTGGAGAGCTTCATCCGGCTGATCAAAGCCCGAATCCACAATGAAACCCACCGATTCAGTTACCTCGATCCTGTGGCGAATATGCGGGCTGTAAGTGCTATCCTGGGGATGCCCTTCCCAGTCAGTCGCAGGTGGAACTCCTCCCTACGGCAGCTCTTCTTGGTGCTCAGCATTTTCGGCTTCGTGTTGAGCAACTTTTTCGCCTGCAAGTTGAGTTCTCATTTAACCAAACGTTCCCGGTGccacgaaataaaaaaattggaagAATTGCGTGACAGTGGACTTGACGTTATGGTGGAACGTGGCATTTGTCACTACGTCTTGAGTGATATAAGCCCTGAGTTCTTTATTCAGATAATACCAAATGCAAAAT CAGCAGTTCCCAAGACGGAGGCAGCACCTTTGTCGCTGCATCACTTCTACTGGGTGTGGACTCTACTGTTTCTGGGATATGCATTCGCCACTCTGGTTTTTTGCATCGAACTGTGTTTAAAGAgggaataa
- the LOC108130265 gene encoding uncharacterized protein yields MKQLFLAISVFGFIFSSFCGCKLKALLTEPLNHPQIDSFEELNASDLNVIVPPLVRKFLDSEVGPDFLKRNLTKVVDVGQVERTRMILSLNDSNAYIMFTENVRILESYQRSVGRKVLCTIPGLTIVQSIPMKYIEQNNSRIDGNLAQFLLGFQESGMIHHLINHSPYHLKKALNITMRWSSNQNPTPLCIKDLKFLWIILGCGHAMAILVFIIELLLKPTKERRSPRIGLVSEA; encoded by the coding sequence ATGAAACAGCTCTTTCTGGCCATCAGTGTATTCGGATTTATCTTCAGCAGCTTCTGCGGATGCAAGCTTAAAGCTCTTCTGACCGAGCCCTTAAATCATCCACAGATCGATTCTTTCGAAGAGTTAAATGCCAGTGATCTTAACGTCATCGTGCCCCCCTTGGTCCGAAAATTCCTAGACTCCGAGGTTGGCCCCGATTTCCTGAAACGGAACCTGACAAAGGTCGTAGACGTGGGACAAGTGGAAAGGACCCGAATGATTCTATCGCTAAACGATAGTAACGCCTACATCATGTTCACGGAGAATGTGCGCATCCTTGAAAGCTACCAGAGATCTGTCGGACGCAAGGTCCTCTGCACCATACCGGGCCTCACCATTGTCCAGAGCATTCCCATGAAGTACATTGAGCAGAACAACTCCCGAATCGACGGGAATCTAGCCCAATTTTTACTCGGGTTCCAAGAGTCTGGAATGATACACCATTTGATCAACCATTCACCGTACCATCTCAAAAAGGCCCTAAACATAACGATGCGGTGGAGTTCCAATCAAAATCCAACTCCCTTGTGCATCAAGGACCTCAAGTTCCTATGGATTATCCTGGGATGTGGTCATGCTATGgccattttggtttttattatagAACTATTGTTGAAACCTACAAAGGAGAGGAGATCCCCACGAATTGGATTGGTCAGTGAGGCATGA